The genomic segment GCTCACACCCCCTTGAGAGGAAAAAGGAATTTTGGACACAGCAGAGGGCATGGCCCTGACTCACCCACCCTCTCGAGGGCCATGTGCAGGCTAAGGTATCTGGAGCCACATCATGAGCTAAATGCAGGGCTGACCTCTTCCTGTCTGTCATTCCTTTAATTCCTACCACATCCTTAGGAGGTAGACATTGCCATCTCCCATTAtaaatagggaaactgaggcacagagcgcTTCCGTCACACAGCAAGTCATGGCAAAGCCAACGTTTAAATGCAATCTGGGCCcggcgtggtgtctcacacctgcaatcccagcatctgggaagttgaggcaggaggatggcttgagcccaggagtacaagagcagcctgggaaacattgtAAAACCTAGtgtctacaacaaatacaaaaattagccaggtgtggtggtgtgtgtctgtagtcccagctacccaggaggccaaggcaggaggatcccttgagcccaggaatttgaggctgcagtgaagtttGAACACTGCTGctctccagccggggcaacagggcaagaccctgtctcaaaaacaagggaaaaaaagcaagtcTGTTTGGCTTTGCTGCTCCCTGCCTTCCTGGACCCGACGTGTGGCCTTGTACTCCTGTCAGCATGCCCGGGCCCGTGGGGGGAATGAAGGTGGCCACCGACTGGCTCATCCACTGTCTCACCATGCCCTCTCATCTGCAGGTGCCCCATCTGTGAGGCCTTTGCGCACTCTGGGTCCAATGCCTAGAatgcccctccctctccttccatgcGCCTTCCCTCGCCCCTTATCAGTCTGGTCCCTCATGACCCAGCGTAATGTCCCCTCTGCTCCTTTTCCTGACCCCACACAGAATCATGACGGCAGGCTCACATGtctgcctccctgtgtccacaccATCACTGGGATCAGCTGGCCCATATCCACCTACCtatccccagcacccagcacagggccAGCTCAAAGTGGGTGCTCAGggtttgctgagtgaatgagcACCTACTTTGCTCCACAAACCCGCTGCATCCCAGCCAGTCTTCTTGCCCTCGGGTTGAGTTAGGACTATCGTCTGGATGAGAGGGATCAAGGAggtctccccaccccaccctccatcGCTCAGATGAGCAGCTGGGGCTGAAGATGAAGTGGGCAGGGGCACAAGAGAGGATATTTAAGTCTCTCTGATGGCACAAGAGCAGGTAAGccacaaatgtttgttgaatgaacatttgactgtttgaataaataaataaatgggtgaaAAGCACCACTCCCTGGCCACTTTCGGATCCTGCCAGGGACAGAAATCTTAGGTCTCACAGCAACTGGAGGTATCAATACTCCTggagtgttttcattttataggcagaggctgggcacacTCCACATCCTGAAAGAGCCTCTTTTGGAGGTGGGGAAGCTTCCCAGGCAGCTGCGCAGACGTCTGGCTGGCGGAGGTTTTCCAGAAGGCCTGGTTGGGAGGTACTAGGGAGGGCCTTCTCATCTTCGTTGTATTTTCAGCCAGCTCTGCCTCTTCAGCTTGTCCTAACCCACAGTGGGACTAGGGCATGTCCCTGAAGCccatgggcctcagtttcttcaagtGTAAAGAAGGAGGCCATACCCCACATCTCGGCTCTTCAGGCCATCATGGGATAAGGCTTGGTGACATGGCAGCAGGAGGGCCGGGCCCGGGAGTGGGGGAGACAGGCTGAGGGGAAAGGCCAATACCCACACCACCCTCAGCCCTGACCAGGACAGAGGACTGTCTTCTTTCATGCCTAACAAACCCCTAGCTCCTTGGCCACTGCAGAggtgagaggagagggaagggccCCCATCCTAAGCCATGCACCAGGGTCCTTGCTGGCGGCAGGCGCCGCTCCCCGGCCTCACAGAAGACAGATCACTCCCTTAATCACTCTGGAAAAGAACCCCAAGCCgatataatattataattaattaattcactAAAAAGGTATTAAATTTCTCTCCCCCCTGTGGATATTATCTGAATTCATTGACCTTTAGAAAAATCACCCTCTAATTGTAACCAGGTCCAAAAGCATTTGCAGCCCGTCCCTTTTACATTAATAATATCTTCCCGGACTCAGCTCTGGCTGCTTAAATATTGTATAAATTCCACTACCCCCCTTGGAAagaagagagcaaagaaaaaagatgaggCTGGAGGAGTCTGAGAGGGGGATGGGGTCTGGACCCTGAGAAATGGGAGTCCcaggaggtgaggggtgggagaTGAGGAGCAGGAGGTGCACCCAGGTGCCTGGGAAGGGGCTCTCTAGCGGCTCCAGCTGAGCCAGGCAGCTTGAAGGACAGGGAAGGGGCATGGGTTTTGAGATAGAGCACCGGGCATGGGTTGGGAGCAAGAGTGTTGAACCTGAGGTTAGTTTTAGGAGGCTATGTGTATGTGTCTGGGGAGAAGGTGCGTAGTGTGTATCAGACTCTCATCTAAGTTAATTGCATCAAATAGTAAAGAAAGAATCTTTGCTTTAGAGGAACCATAGGGGATGGAAATGTGAGATCCCAAGCAGCACATTCTGAGGCCCTGTGACCCCCTCCCGGGCCACCATTCCAACTCCGGCCTCCTAAGCCCTGTTCTATGGATGGTGGAGCTGGCCGCCCAGCAGATGCAGCTGGACATGCAGAACTTCCTAAGGCTGAGGAAGTAGGTACTAAGGCAGAGCGAGCAGCTGGtggggacagacagacagatatagGAACTGGAGCTGAGGGCAGCAGGGTCAGGGGCTGGGGCGCTGTCTGCATCCTCCACCCTCACCACCTCTGCTCCCCCAGCACCCTGGCTCCTGCTGAGGGCCCCACAAAGAATCCAAGGGAGCTACAGCTGCTCATCCTCCCCTGCCTAGCTTTGacctctttctctgcttcctctcccACTGTACGTGTCTGTCTGTTCTCTAAGCCTCCCTAAAATGAAGGGGCTGGACAGGCCTATCCCTCCTGTGTCCACACCAGCCAAAGTCCTtattctgcctttttattttttagaaacagccTGCtgtagtgcccaggctggagtgcaatagcatgatcatagcttactgcagcctcaaacttctgggctcaagcaatcctcccatttcagcctcctgagtagctagggccatatatgtgcaccaccatgcctggctaataaaaaaaaaaaaaaaaaaaaaatagagttaagggtttggctatgttgcctgggctagttttgaactcctggcctcaagcaatcctcctgcctcagcctcctgagtagccagcaTTACAAGTGCAAGCTACCACACCTGTCCCtactctgccttttaaaaaagaatttccagtctggtcacagtggcttacacctgtaatcccagcactttgggaggccaaagtgggtagatcacctgaggtcaggaattcaagaccagcctgaccaacatggtgaaaccccatctctactaaaaataccaaaaaaaattagccaggtatggtggtgggtgcctgtaaccccagctacttgggaggttgaggtaggagaatcacttgaacctgggaggcggaggctgcagtgaatggagatcgtgccattgcactccagcctgggcaacaagatcaaaactctgtctcaaaaaaaaaaaatcccccataGACCTGACACCTGGAAAGATGTCCACCAAGTAAATCTTGCTAAAGGATGCATTCCCCTATTATCAAATCAGAGTGGTTCTCAAATCAGAGTCGTTCATAATCACCAGCCAGACTCCAACCCAGCCACAAGGTGAGGGTccttcaggctggtctcagaaacAAGAACACTTTCTAGTGGTTCATTGAAATGCTGGAAGTAGTCCCTGGGCCGGCCTCAGCCAAATCGGTAGGACTGCAGGACTCCCAGACAGGGTGGAAGCCACCCAGGCAGACAGCTTGGAATGTACAATGAAGCTGAGACGACTCCACGCCCACCAGCCAGGGCAGGCAGCTGACTAGTCCTGGCTCAGGGCACCCTCTTGTGGACAGAACCCCACTCACACCCTCTGTCCTGTCGAATGTGCTGTCCAATCCCAATCCCTGAAGGAGCCCAGGGGCAGGAACCTAGCAGGCAGGTGGAGGGCGGGGACATCAGCGATCTTTAGGACatcagtaatctttttttttccttttaaaaaatgttttaaatttttatttctttttagctgACCTCTGCGGGCAGGAAGGGCTGTCGGTGATCTTGAAGGGCCGTGTGAGGAAGCAGGTGGGCAGCCCTCCACTCCACTGAGTGAATCCCCAGGGGGAAGTGGAAGAGCCAGTGGGATGGCGGAGATTTTTCAGGGGGCAGAAGGATCGGCCTTGGGACTTCCCGGAGCCTCCACCGCCCCCGGCCAAGGCAGCCTATCCCAGATCATCAGGTGTCTCCCAGAGTATAGGGCTGGCCCCAGGCGGGGCTCAGAGGGGTTTCCAGGGCATGGGTAAGTCCCAGGTGGTGGAGTGGAACCTGGAACTAGGAGGAGGCGCCAGCGCCACGGGGGGCTCAGGCTCCACAAGGTCATCCCCGGCTCCATCTGACCTTGAGATTAATCCGGCAGCCCGACCGCCATCAGCGCCCAGCCGCCCGgccccctttccttctctcccctcgcACGTTAATTGCTCAACGTTGATTTGATCGCTCCTTTTGCACAGAGGAAATTGCCCTCTTAGCCATTTTcatcctgggatttttttttttttttaattaggcccCTTCAGCCTCTCAGGGCGATGACGGGGAGCCATTTTGGTCTCCGCCTGAAGCGACCGTGGAGAGCGGAGGGGAACTGGAAGACGCCCCGAGAAGCCCTCCCCTTTCCCGCGGGGCACGGGGGCTCCAGCAGCCGCCTCTCCACCCAGGCCATGTCCCCCTCCTGGGCGAGGTCATAAACTCCAGCATCTCTGAGCAGAGGCCCCAGGGCTGCAGCACCGAGGAAGGGCCTCGCCCAGGCCTCGCTGCCAGAGCCAGAGCGGGGCGGGGGGTAACCCGGGCCCGTGATCCCCACGCAGCGTCCTGGGCTCCCGTCTCCTCCCTGTCTAGCTCAGCGGAGTCCCCTTCTCCAAATATCTAGCCGGACGTAGCCCCTCAGTTACCAGGGAGCCCGTCCGGCCAGGCAGAGGGCGAGCGCCCAGCTAGAGCTTCTCAACCCGAGTGGCCGCCCACCTGAGGATGTCACCCCCAGAACAGGAGTGGAACAGGAGAAGCATGCCCCCTACTCCGGGCCCAGGGTGCCCCAAATAAGCAGCTAAGGGCGGTGGACTCGATTTGTGAGCAACCCGCCCCCTACTGCAACTCCTGGTCTCGCTCCGGCCGCAGCGGGAGTCGCGGGATCGGCGTGGCCCCAGCGCCACCTCGTGGCCGTGAGGAGGGACCGTGCCCCCATCAGCACCCAAACCCCTCGGCTTCCCCTGGCAGGGCTGAGGCTTGAGGACAGCAGGCGACAAGCGAGTTGCCTCTTCCCTGTACCCCCCACCCCGACCCCCTTCAGGCAGCATCCGCACTCTGGAAGGGGACCACTGGGTTGAATCCTCCCGTTCGCTGTCAGCCCTAGACCCACTCCAGAGACAGGACCACCGGGTACAAAGCACAGTGTTTACTAAAGGCACAAAGTGGGGGATCGGAAGGCAGCTGCTCTTCTGGCAGTGATTCCTCCCGCTTCCGGCAGCCCCCGCGCTCGAACCACCTGGTGGAGAGCTGTTAGCACCAAAGTAGGGGTGCCCACCTGTGGGAGGGCCTGAGGACCAGGCTGTGGGGCGGGCTGGCTGCCATCTGAGTCACAGAAAGGCAGGCCTGGGCACCCCCAGGAGCAGTGGCCTCAGACAAGGAGCTTCCCAAAGACCCCCAGCATGTCCTACACTGGTAATGAGGGGGTCAGTCTCAGAAGACAGGGCGTCTCCACCAGGCCCTCTTCTCACCTCTAGAacaccctgcctcctccctgcctcccgaTTCCATCTCTGGGAGAGGAGCTGAAGGCCTCTTCCCACCCTGCCAGTCAAGAGGGCTGCCCGGGGATGCTTCTGACCCCAAAGGCTGCCAGACAGGCACTAAGTCCAAACGGGGGCCAacggggagggaggcagggcaggtGGCTACTTCACACACAAGTGCAGCctgaagggtgggagggaggtgccCCGGGCCCTCCCAGCCCGCAGGCCAGCCCCTGTTCCCTAGCACAGGGGCAGCCAGGGTCACAGCACATCGCCCTCCTCCATGCTGAAGCTGCTCCGGCGGCTGCTGGCCTTGGAGGCCTCAGGGGACATGGTGGACAGGAGTGGATCAGAGGCCAGCGGTAGCAGTGAGTCGTCCAGGAGCATGAGGTCCAGATCCTTCTTGGACAGGCCGGGGAATGGGGAGCCATGCTCCGGCGCCAGGGGTTCGGGGTATCCTGGGGGACCctcatcctccctgcccccaaaGCTCAGGCTGTGGCTGAAGTCCAGGTGATGGAATGGGGACGGTGGCTGGGTGGGCAGGGGCAGTGGGGCTTGTGGGGGCAGAGCTGGCAGCGGCTCAGGGTCAGGGACCTCAGCCCCCAGCATCAGGGCCTCCCCTGGGCCCTCTTCACTAGGCAGCTCCTGCTTCACCACCTGCTGGGCCAGCTCCGCCATGTTCATGCCAGATGGAGAAGTGGTAGGGAGGCCGTGTACTCGAGCCTGCATCTCCAGCTCCTGCAGGGGAGGAGACAGAAGGCTGGGGAACACACCCATGGGCACCAGCCGCCAGGCCCCCCTCCCCTGGGCCTCCGTCATAGCACTTGCCCCTGCCCAACGGCACAGAGCAAGGTGTTTCCGTTGGAAGAAAGCAGATGGTAGTTCCAGAGCCTAGACCAGTGTTGCTTCAGACTACAAGTCATAATTCATTAGTGGGTTGTGAAACCACTGTAGTGAGTCTTGACcagctttccatttttttaattgaaattgcGTTGTCTAGACTAGACCAGAAATTATTAGAATGCATTGCATCTACTAAGGGTGAGCAGAGCATTCCTTCATGAAACTCGAGTTTCCACTttgagtgtgcctgtgtgtgtttgaTTTTAATGTAAATTGTATCATCTAccataagaaagagaaacaaggtGCAGTCCAATCGCCCTCTGCAATAGGCCAGCCTCTGGTCTAAGGAGGACAAGAGACCCTCCGCACAGAGCCAGGACTAGAACTCTCAGTTCCAGCTGCTAGGGCGGATTCTGCCAAGCCCTTGTTCCTCAGGTTGACCCTGGGAGATTCCTAGTGCCACCCAGCAATTGATTCCAGCTCACTACCTCCCAGGCACATGATACGTTTGCATTTTCCTGCCTCTTGCGGTTAGAGTGCTTGTAGACTTTGCTTGCACTGGCCAAGCCCATTGAACAGAAGTGACATGGGGCACCTTAAGAGTGACAGTGGCTTTAAGAGCCAGCTTTATATGTGCCACCAGAGAGCTGGGTCCCAGCAGCCTGAGTCCCAGAATGAGGGCCTCACAGAACAGAACCTCCAGCTGATGTCTGTTGCTCAAAGATGCTAAGGATTGTTTGTTACCAAAGCAAAACATCCTGACACATCCTCCTTCCTAATGGGCATCTTCCTGTGTCTCCTACTTCAGAAGTATAAGCACTACCCCCTGGGGCCAGGAGCCAGGTTAAGGGTCAGAGTTACCAAAGAAGTCTAAGTTCAGGACCAGACCTGGATACGGAGCCAGAGCTGCTTGTTGGTCATCTCCAGGCGGCGAGAGTGGTTCTCCAGCTCCCTGGACTTCTGCAGGTCCTTCTGCATCCTCCGTATGTAATCCACAGAAGCCTTGAGGATGGTGCCTTTGTTCCAGCGCACATCCCTGCAGCAGCAGACCAGGCAAATCAGAGGAACATGCTCAGAAGTGTGGCCAAATCCTTGCCATTGCTCTGGTTGCAGAGCTTATGTGGCCTGTCCCAGTCTTACCCAGCAACCCCAGATCTGCAGGTGGAGGTAGCTGATCTCTTTGCAGAGAATAGGCCCTCCTGGGTGACTTCTGTTGCCACTGCCCACGTCACTAATCTCATGAAACCAGGCAATTCGGAGCAGCCTCCCTGCCAAGACTACCAAGACCCCAGCCCAGCCTACCCTGGACTATCAATCCTCCTGCCCCTCAAacaccatttttttgtttttttgttttgagatggagtctgttgccaaggctggagcgcagtgcagtggcatgatctcggctcattgcaacctccacctcctgggttcaagcaattctcttgtctaggcctcctgagtaactgggactacaggcacacaacactgtgcccagctaatttgtgtatttttagtagagaggggtttttgccatgttggccaggctggtcttgaactcctgacctcaagtgatctgcctgcctcagcctcccaaagtgctgggattacaggcataagccaccatgcccggcctcttttctacCAGCCCAATGCtcttaagaaaattttttctcaaataagaAATTTGgtacccaggaaaaaaaaaaaaaagaaagaaagaaaagaaaagaaaagcaaactttttCAGCATGGCTCCACCTCCAGGGAGCCTCCCTTGACTTCAGCCTCACTTCCAGGACAGAAACTCATCTGTCTTGAGCTTTCCCAATTTGGGAGAGGAAGAGATCTTTTCTCAAATAGATGAGGTTCTAGAAGGAATTTTCCCATCCTAGCAACTAGCATGAGGCTGAGGGCAGATCATACTTGTCAGCTGCTGCCCTCTGCAGACCATCACCCTCCCCCCTCAGAAACCTGCTCACAGGTCATTGGCCTTGGGGATCAGCATTCCCAATTCCTTGATGCGGTCGTTGATGTTGAACCTTCGTCTCCTTTCAACTAAAGGTAAGAGATTCCAGAAGGAGCAATTAGAGGGCTAGGGACCCTGCCACGGGGAAGCAGCCAGCCCAGGGAGAGGTGCTTCAAGGGCACCCTGTTGCTTAGATTGAGTCCTTCCAGGAAGTAATAGGTGACAAACAGACTGGGATTTCTACAGGGCTTGGGGAGTCCAGGGCAAAGGCCAGACACAATTAAGGGGGCCGAAAGGTAGAATCCGGCCCTGGTGACGCGGGCAGCACAGCAGAGCTGCCTGGGGTAGGACTCTTCCCGCTACACAGAACTCCGCCGTCCCAGGTTCCATGCCTTGACCCAGAAAACAACCTGAAAAACTGGGGGTTTCATGAATGTCCCTCAAGGAACCCTTCCCACCCCGTCCTAAAGAGGTCTAGTGGAAAGACAGCACTAACAGACCCACCCGCCATTGAGTGACAGCAACGGGAGGGCCGAAGCCACCCGAAAGTGAATTGGCCTCGAGCAGGGAGGCCTTCCACCTGTGCAGGGCAGGGAGCGGCTTTTTAGCCAGCCCAGGTGAGAACAAggaagaaggaggcagggagagggggcggggcgggactCACTTAAGTTGTGATTGTCTTTCTTCTGCCGCTCCTTGGCCAGGGCCCTGCTCTCAGCATCTGGAGGccaaaggagaaggagagaggagctgggagggagggagaaaaggagggaggactCGGGTATTCAAGGGCACAGGGACAGAGGGAGGCAGTACCTGTGAGCTCTCGCTTCTGGGTCAGGTCTGCAGGGCAGGAGCTGCTGGTGACGCCCACCAGGGAGGCTGTGACCTGGGGGTCGCTGCTGTACACATTCAGGTGGCTGCTGGACAGGGGTAGCTGTGGAGGGTGAGGGAGCCCCATGAGCATGCCCCTTTCCATGGGGAGCCCGCTCCAGGGCCTATCATCCCAGGAACAGTCCGTCCCAGGGACGCCAGGAGTGTCAAAATTCACCTCAGTCCTCTTTACCCAGCAATTCAACCTGAAGGTCTGCAGAGTCCAGAGCTGAGTAAGATGCAGTCCCTACCCTCAGGGAGCCCCTGGCCTAGAGTGGCTGAGAGGAGTGATCCAACCAATAATATGTGATAGAATTAGGCCCCAGGCATTATGGAAGCCCTAGAGCAGGGAATCTAATCAATTCTAGAGTTTCTGGAGGTCTACTGGAGGGCATGGAATGCAACAGAGTCTTGAGCAGGGATGTGAGAAAAGGCACTCCAGGCAGCCAGCAGGGCACCAGCAGacagggctgctgggcagagtACAATTCCAGCAGCTCGAGGGGCAgaagtggtgggggtgggggtgctggagGCAGGGCAGATGCATCTGGATCCCCAGTACCGTGTTCGACTTGCAGAGATACTGGAGTTTGGGAATGGGCAGCCAGGGGAGGTGTAAGCAGGAGTCACACAGGGAAAGGTCTGAGCTCTGGAAAGATCTCCTGCCACAGAAACATGCAGAACAAATCACAGGCCCAGATGCCCCACAGTGTACACAGGACCAGTCACTTgcaccctccctccctgctcctgctAGCTGTAGGTTTGGACCCAACCAGTCCTGGCCAGCTCCTGCTAAGCCACTCAGCAATGTCACCAGGGCAGTGGCGACTAAGGAGTGACTCCTTGACTCCCCACCACAGGAACTGGGACTTTCCCTTGGTAGCATGAGTTGGGACCCATGGTAAAGGTAAAGGGTAAAGGCTCATGCCCAAAGACAGGGGTGAGCAGCTGAGGCTCAGGACCTCCAAAGAAAAGTGGGCAGGAGGGGCACTGGCAATCACACCTGCTCAGCACACACACCTGTCACGTTTGCACAGAGCTTGCTCTCAATTTCTTGCCTCATCTAATCTTTCCACAATCCTGTAGGTAGACAGCATCACCCCATTTTGCAGCTGAGAAAACTGGGGCTTAGTATGCTTGAATGATTTCCTAAGGTCGCATCAAAAGCCAGAAGCCAGGTCTCTTGACTCCAAGCCCAGCTCCTCCCCATCTGCCACCCCACCTCTGCCGGGAGACGCAGGAACCTGCCAGAGGGAGGATTCCTGTGGTTGGGGACAAGGCCAGCCCCAGATCACTTGCTCCATGGAGTGAGGGACACAGGTTTTTACCTATTGGGCCATGGGCTTGGTAAAGGAGAGGAGGCCAGGTCCCGAAAGGAGCTCATTAGTTCCACCCCTTCCTGTAGACACACTGCCCCTCCACACATGCAGTCCGCTCCCTgccttcccctgcccctcccccaacctGGAAAGCCCCCTCCTCTGCCCGCCCATGTCCCCAGCCCCTTCTCCCCTCTGAAGCCCCCTGGTGCACACAGGCTGAGGCACATCCTTCATGCTTCATAATTCCTCTTGGTCCCTGCACATTACTTAGTAAAaatgactctttttttctttcttttttttttttttttttttttttttgaggcagagtttcgctcttgttgcccaggctggagtgcaatggctggaccgaaacctccgccttccaggctcaagcagtcctgcctcagccgcccaggtagctgggattatag from the Saimiri boliviensis isolate mSaiBol1 chromosome 4, mSaiBol1.pri, whole genome shotgun sequence genome contains:
- the TFEB gene encoding transcription factor EB isoform X1, encoding MTASCSWEPVPAATMASRIGLRMQLMREQAQQEEQRERMQQQAVMHYMQQQQQQQQLGGPPTPAINTPVHFQSPPPVPGEVLKVQSYLENPTSYHLQQSQHQKVREYLSETYGNKFAAHISPAQGSPKPPPAASPGVRAGHVLPSSAGNSAPNSPMAMLHIGSNPEREFDDVIDNIMRLDDVLGYINPEMQMPNTLPLSSSHLNVYSSDPQVTASLVGVTSSSCPADLTQKRELTDAESRALAKERQKKDNHNLIERRRRFNINDRIKELGMLIPKANDLDVRWNKGTILKASVDYIRRMQKDLQKSRELENHSRRLEMTNKQLWLRIQELEMQARVHGLPTTSPSGMNMAELAQQVVKQELPSEEGPGEALMLGAEVPDPEPLPALPPQAPLPLPTQPPSPFHHLDFSHSLSFGGREDEGPPGYPEPLAPEHGSPFPGLSKKDLDLMLLDDSLLPLASDPLLSTMSPEASKASSRRSSFSMEEGDVL
- the TFEB gene encoding transcription factor EB isoform X2, with product MASRIGLRMQLMREQAQQEEQRERMQQQAVMHYMQQQQQQQQLGGPPTPAINTPVHFQSPPPVPGEVLKVQSYLENPTSYHLQQSQHQKVREYLSETYGNKFAAHISPAQGSPKPPPAASPGVRAGHVLPSSAGNSAPNSPMAMLHIGSNPEREFDDVIDNIMRLDDVLGYINPEMQMPNTLPLSSSHLNVYSSDPQVTASLVGVTSSSCPADLTQKRELTDAESRALAKERQKKDNHNLIERRRRFNINDRIKELGMLIPKANDLDVRWNKGTILKASVDYIRRMQKDLQKSRELENHSRRLEMTNKQLWLRIQELEMQARVHGLPTTSPSGMNMAELAQQVVKQELPSEEGPGEALMLGAEVPDPEPLPALPPQAPLPLPTQPPSPFHHLDFSHSLSFGGREDEGPPGYPEPLAPEHGSPFPGLSKKDLDLMLLDDSLLPLASDPLLSTMSPEASKASSRRSSFSMEEGDVL